The DNA segment TACATTTATGGGCCTGAAGGGAATAAATTCAGAATAATTAGAAAACACTGACAATTTGaaaaagttttgcaattttcgatattcgtatttagccttctggacctgacttctgtaaccacctataaggtccccagatggaaattaatcgtctgcaatctgtattttttattgttataatttttaatttttttttattattattattctccatataagtattgtcattaccattattatgaattctattttttctacctcTTCAGCAACTGTGCGGATACTgccgaaaattatttttatcatcatgttacctcatgtatctagattgtgtgtgttgtatttgtatattccatgtgtatggccctgagccgcaataaagatgatgatgatgatgatgatgatgatgatgatgattatgattattattatgaaagcagAATGGCAGTTCAAGAGGAAGGAagttttatatgctttttattaGCATCAGGGCGATGGAAAAAATGATGGCAGACTGATTTACATAAACTTGTTCTAGTTgcaggaaaatgttaaaaattcttaTTACGAAAGGGGATCAGGtctgaaatgcaaaaaataagcaaatacacGGAAGAAAAGAGCGGCTAATTACTTGTAAGAGAAGCAGTGCGCAGCCGTTAAGACCCACTGGCGGTTGATCAGGACGCCTGAGCAGAACCAGTCGAAGGACCTATCCTTTTCTCGAGATCCCACAAGGGCCTGAAACGGAGGAAAGGGAAGTTTGTGATAACTAAAGTCAGTCAGTCTAGATTATGCTGGCCATATGCCAACACAGGCTCTTGCTCGTAGCCTTCCGTCCAGGCGAATAAAGTGGTAAGTGATGAGGAAGTTTACTATCCatgcatttattcatgattatGAAGTCGAGTCGTGAATTTGTCAGTTGCAATTGTGCTGTTTATTCTCTGGGCCATcccttatttatacatacatacatacatacatacatacatacatacatacatacatacatacattatatatatatatatatatatatatatatatatatatatatatatatatatatatatatatatatatatatatatatatatatatatatatatatatatatatatatatatatatggcaaaaacATCAACATATCCTCGCTGAAAGTTAGATGCAAAGGTAAACATTCAGATAAATCTTAAAAGTCTACTTACTGAATATTTCGCAGTGACCTCCCGCGCTGGGTACCCGCCAGGGCCACAGTTGGGGCATCCACCTGTCAGTATAAAAACAACTTCGGGGTAGGAATCGCCACAAGCTGAAAAGGCCCAGAGGGAAATCATtagtatattaaataatatcatTCTTCCCCCTTAATGTTAATCAACAATCATTTAATGAATGATTAGCAAGAGCCAATTTAGATTCGAATCATATTAGTTGCTGGGAATTGTTTCGAAAACTTCGATTTATGTTTCTTTACAATAGAAACTCAGAAATAAATATCAATCAACAACCATTTAATGAATGATTAGCAGAGAGGCTAAATCAGATTCaaagtatatactgtaagttAATGAATGGTAAGAAGCCAAATCAGAATCGAAGCATATTAGTTAATGAATGGTAGAGAAGCCAAATCAGATTCGAAGCATATTAGTTAATGAATGGCAGAGAAGCCAAATCAGATTCGAAGCATATTAGTTAATGAATGGCAGAGAAGCCAAATCAGATTCGAAGCATATTAGTTAATGAATGGTAGAGAAGCCAAATCAGAATCGAAGCATATTAGTTAATGAATGGTAGAGAAGCCAAATCAGATTCGAAGTATATTAGTTAATGAATGGCAGGGAAGCCAAATCAGATTCGAAGCATATTAGTTAATGAATGGCAGAGAAGCCAAATCAGATTCGAAGCATATTAGTTAATGAATGGCAGAGAAGCCAAATCAGATTCGAAGCATATTAGTTAATGAATGGCAGAGAAGCCAAATCAGATTCGAAGCATATTAGTTAATGAATGGCAGAGAAGCCAAATCAGATTCGAAGCATATTAGTTAATGAATGGCAGAGAAGCCAAATCAGATTCGAAGCATATTAGTTAATGAATGGCAGAGAAGCCAAATCAGATTCGAAGCATATTAGTTAATGAATGGTAGAGAAGCCAAATCAGAATCGAAGCATATTAGTTAATGAATGGTAGAGAAGCCAAATCAGATTCGAAGTATATTAGTTAATGAATGGCAGGGAAGCCAAATCAGATTCGAAGCATATTAGTTAATGAATGGCAGAGAAGCCAGATCAGATTCGAGGCATGTTAGTTACTAAGAACTTTTTCCATAActtcaatttgtttctttataaCAGAAGCTTAGAAATAAATAGGAGGGAGGTATAGCCTATACGCTAGCAATCATTGCTTACAGCTTTTATAACAGAAAACGGTTGGAACTGTAATAAACAATTGCTTAGTCACTTTTGCACTTCCCTTTTCTCGTCACACCGGAGAAAATACAGTGATGCGTAAGTTTTCGTCAAATAAAGTTAATATGGTATCAGTGGATTGTAATGCAATATTTAATCTTAAATTTTcttaacctttaatttttttctttcaggataaaaaaaaatcttatttacaaATTTCCAGTTCAAACTTTCAACTGTTACCGAATGATTGAAATTACTATTATTCGAAGAGCAATGCTTACCTATGTTTTTGCTCAAACCGAAGACACATTCACCGAGTCTTGGATAGtggaatttcaaataaataagcaatgaCTTGGATGGAGGGgtgttaaaaaatattcaatcattgtaaaagaaaagaaaaattattttaaattgaaagtTCCCACGGAGACTTGGAAACTTATGAAGCCCGGTCGAAAAATCAATAAAGACAGAATTCGAAAAATCAATAAAGACAGAATTGGCGATCACACAAAGATGAGTGAATAGACAACACTCACAGAAGTCCACAGCTGGAGCAGAGAGGTCGTGCTGTGGAACTGAAATATTTGCAGGTGGCTCGCCAGTGATTGGACCTGAATCAAAAGATTGATGAATggataaataaccaaaaaatatcTCATATGCCGCGGGTGTTTTTATTCTGTACTCAATGATAAGACTAAATATTGATAAGGACAATGATGATTAAGTAAGTCGATGAACTAGATAGCGCAAATGATATAGGCAAAATTCTACTGTAAAAAATAATTCCAAGTGAATTAATAACTTTTACatgcaataatttatatatacatacatatatatatatatatatatatatgtatatgtatgtaggctatatatactgtatatatatatatatactgtatatatatatatatatatatatatatatatatatatatatgtgtgtgtgtgtgtgtgtgtgtgtgtgtgtgtgtgtgtgtgggtgtgtgcatatctttgaatttaattttaggaATGTTTGAGTCCACAGGTCCACAAAGTGCTCGTTGTCCAGACAAACCAAGCACTGAATCCGGAACATATTAATACGTAAAATTGACATTCCAGctgcaaaattaagtataccttagtttaaccagatcactgagctgattaacagctctcctggggctggcccgaaggattagacttatttcacgtggctaagaaccaactggttacttagcaactggacctacagcttattgtggagtccgaaccacattaatcAGGTGTCACTGTTGTCATCGTTTCGTATCCGGATGATGTATACAGAACGTTTTCCGGCATGCTAGTGATAAAGATGTTCCGATTATCTTATTCAgatatattgtctctctctctctctctctgtctccccgtatatacatacacacacatatatacatatgtataaatatgtatatatacacatatactgtatatgctgtatgcgtgtatgtatacatatacgtatgccatatatacatatatttacatatatatatatccctgtgtacatatgtatatatgtatgctgtgTATATAGGTATTTGTACGGgctgtgtatatatgaatatgaatatatatacatatatatactgtatgctgtatgtatatgtatatttatatatgctgtatatatacagcatacaaacatacataataaattcacacacacacacacttatttatatatacacacatatatatatgtacgtgtgcatgaacaaatatgaataaatcacATTATATACGGTTTCTTCCTAAAGTAATTCACAAATGAGTACAAAAAGCGCCGTTGTGAATGTAATTCAGAATGCATTACAAAGCACACGAAGAATGAAAAATCCACACCTCTTACGGGACAGCAGACGACTGGCATTCTCCCGTCGAATCTACAGAGGACGGGGATCACTCTGGGATAATCTTCGACGGCTTCGGGACACAACGAGACACTTCTGCATTGGCCGTTTCTTCCATCGCGCAACTGGCAGACATCGTCATCTATCTCGAAGACAATATCTGTTGAAGGAGATTATGACTGAGTCAGAAGGAACGACTCTGTGCAagagctgtctctctctctctctctgtctcccaccCACACGcaaacattatacacacacacacacacacacacacacaaatatatatatatatatatatatatatatatatatatatatatatatatatatatatatatatgaatatttatagctcctgctttttttaatttcaaacttacctCTGTCCACACTGTCATACAccgtgctttaactctcacttctaattgggccctttttcatgaagaaatccttttcctgcaacaatactttaataataattgctttcaacacaaaacattctatagaattcttttaatgactaatgttttaaccatttcagttttagccgttcagtacttttattgatttatttcattttccataaattccctgatgatgtgattatgaatcacgaaacgtaggaagcaataaaggaagtgtgaatctccagagtattcctgcccttgactacaatttatgtatgtacatcgAATCTGcagatttctgtatatatatatatatatatatatatatatatatatatatatatatatatatgtatatgaacacacaacacagacacacacacacatatatttatatatatatatatatatatatatatatatatatatatatatatatatatatatatatatatatatatatatatatatgaagtaagtCACCAAAATGTACATGACAAATATATGCGTAGAAAACATCAGGAAAGGTGATAATTGAAGACccggtaccaagcgctttcgtgcaTTATGCGTTTCCACCCAGAAGCTTACGTAATGCACGAAAGCGCATGGTACCTGGCCTTTAAATTTCACCGCTCCTGTGGctttacgcacacacaaacacacacacacacacacacacacacacacacatacatatatatatatatatatatatatatatatatatatatatatatatatatatatatatatacacatactgtatatactgtatatatatatatatatatatatatatatatatatatatatatatatatatatagatatatatatatatatatatatatatagatctatatataatttcccttATAGTGGCTGTCCTGTGTACAGTATTCCTCAAGCAGAAAACGTATACAAAAGCTAGAATGACGTCAAAATGAGTCACCTGCATTTACCATGGCCTCACTTATTATTTAGTTGGTTTTCTTTATGTACTTGGTTGCCAAGCAGGTTGGAAAATCGGGAGCTTGAAGGTCGCAGAATTTGGAGCAGTGTATATTTGAGCTTACGTGCTGTTTTTTCAGTGCTGAAGTATTACATTTAAGTGCTTTCgctaactataaaaaaaaatattgattacagAGCTTCCTGAATCCGTTTGAAAAAATCAGTACTGCACTGTGCAATTCATACCTTGAGCCCATACACTGCACAGGAGACCgaagaagaaaaattgcagaaCCATTACTGGCAGAGCGTTTTCAGTGTGATCGCGCACTAATCACGTTGTCGGGATGTCTCGCCAACTTATAGCACTCTACTACGCATGCAAGGGTTGGGGAAACGTTTCTATAGTCAACAATGGCGTGCGGCAGTTGCCAGATACCACAAACAAAATTCAATCTACTGGATAATGTGACAAGGGCTTTTGGTTACTGATGATCCCAGAGAATTTGCTGTTGTTAATTGTGATTAGTTGATATATACTATTATTGGGAGATACAGTGGCAATATCCTGGTACCtgtaatttgttaaaaattaagcaaaaacacAAATGTCGCAAGAACGTATTTTCCTATCTCAGAATCACGCAACACTAACCCATTGACGCCCTGGATATAATTGGAGTCGAACAATTGGATATAAGTGGAATCTAAAACTACCCTATAGTATTCTCACACGTTTTCGGTTTTCCTGcaataaaaggagaaaacagatttttatgaaattgtagACGTGGCGGGTCATTAACAGAGCTTCTCTGTACGTTAGAGAGAAAGGGGTGGCGAGGAGCCGTTGAGGAGCTGTTATTAACTTTTAAATCAGTTGGGTATTCCCGCTAGATCATCTTACGTAAGAGACGCCACGATGTCTCCCGGTGCTCTTCTGAATAGGATAACAAATCTTCTTTACTGACTAAAAATTTATTTCGTGGTTCAGATACTTTGAGCGTTTTTCCGTACCTAAAGTAGTGATGGATTTCAATACCTTACACTGTatgatttgttattgttattgcataACAATCAAGTCTATGCCATCTGCATTTCGTGGATTAGAATTGCTGGCCATCATTCCTGTCAATTTCGCAACAAGGGATTCCAATGACTTTGTTTCGCAAAATCTAGCCGTCAAATGATCTGGCGAAGAGTTGCTCAACGTAACGGCCGGTCCGTGAATGGTGCAAAAATTGAGTCCTCATTGTTTTCCTGAGATGAGAGAGGTAAGATTCAGCAAAATGATATACGTGATCAGCGCTCGATTATGACTCCACATTCCGCATGAGGTGATACTGTTTTGGCTCGAAGTATTCTTAGTGTGATTCTAATCTTAGGGAGCTATATTGTTATTGCTCATATTCTTATGCTCCCCGTGGAACGAACGTGCCAAGAACCACCTATAAAACAAGAGAACGGGAAAAATTACCCCTCTTTCCAGTAAAGGCCAGTGAATGGATTACTATCAGTGTTTGATGATAAACACTGAGTTCAGTTCTGGTGGTCATGGTTGTTTAATCACAGATATCTGTCCTAAGAGAAAGACCCCACAGGTTTTGACACAGTTGCTTTATTCATAAGAAAAACAACTGTGCCAAAACCTGAGGGGTCTGTCCCTTAGGACAGATATCTGTGAGGAGTCAACTATGATACTTAGAGCCTTCATCAACAATTCTAAGATGTTTTCTAGTTCTTTGGCCCTCAGTTATTTCGGCAATTTCGAAGACAAAACTTTAAAAGTGATTACACAATAGGATCgagaataggaaataaaagtttcaaagcctatctaaaaaaaaaaaaatgcacactcCATTACAGCAACAGTGACTGAATGCATTGATTCCAAATTTAAAATAGCTTTGATCAAAGAAGTAAAAATACAATTCTACCAAAACCTGAGTTTAATTCCTTTACTGGAAATATCTGTAGAAATTATTAGTTTGCCGTTATTACAATCGCCtaatcaaatacaaaatattctgtttatcgttcgaacttattattattattattattattatattattattattattattattattattattattattattattgctaaaaagaAGTATGCTACTGGCCCAAGACCCCACTTGGAAAAACAGCccagtacgggaaagagaaatgcagaagtaaagaataaattataaagacaaataatcaagaaaaatgaataagGTACAtatgaaggcaaaataaaaagtaaatcgagttttctgtacagcggacgatgctgtgtgagccgcggcccatgacactttcagccacgccctggtggtggcctatcttatagtgttgccaggcgcacgatcatggctaactttagacttaaatgaaataaaaagtactgaggctagaaggctgcaatttgttatgtttgatgattggagggtgggtgatcaacgtacaaattttcagccttctagccttagtagcttttgagatctgagggcggacagaaaaagtgcggacagaaaagtgcggacggacagacaaagccatctcaatagttttcttttacagaaaactaaaaggtgagaTTATTAGAATCAACTTCATACCTGGTACTACAAAGGCAAATGGTATTGACGGAGAAGATCGGAGTACAAGGGAtattcaaaattaagaaaaattccaTATGGTATgcacaataaaagaaactgtTTCATGTCACCTCAAGTGCAAAGTACATTTACATAGTGGAAATATTTTCCATCAGTTGAGCAACTCTTGGgactgttttgcctttttttgggttttaaaaaataaagaaatttaggtagggttattttctttttccttcagctTTGCCAAGATGATCCCTACTACAGCTGACTTGCCTTGGGGTGCCACCGTACCTTGTACCTCTTCGTGATTTTGAGTGCCCGTTTGGTGTATGATGAGTCCATGTTACTTGATTATAACAATACCCTTTTACACACAGCCTGCATTTCGAGGCTAATTGATACACCTCACTTGTTCAAAACTGCAGGCTAACTT comes from the Macrobrachium rosenbergii isolate ZJJX-2024 chromosome 3, ASM4041242v1, whole genome shotgun sequence genome and includes:
- the LOC136828704 gene encoding serine protease snake-like isoform X1 translates to MVLQFFFFGLLCSVWAQDIVFEIDDDVCQLRDGRNGQCRSVSLCPEAVEDYPRVIPVLCRFDGRMPVVCCPVRGPITGEPPANISVPQHDLSAPAVDFSCGDSYPEVVFILTGGCPNCGPGGYPAREVTAKYSALVGSREKDRSFDWFCSGVLINRQWVLTAAHCFSYKPINVVRLGNTITKTIATVRTMLTSTWRNRSCTLSSRSHKDTMIWLSLSSPALHPSIGT
- the LOC136828704 gene encoding serine protease snake-like isoform X2: MVLQFFFFGLLCSVWAQDIVFEIDDDVCQLRDGRNGQCRSVSLCPEAVEDYPRVIPVLCRFDGRMPVVCCPVRACGDSYPEVVFILTGGCPNCGPGGYPAREVTAKYSALVGSREKDRSFDWFCSGVLINRQWVLTAAHCFSYKPINVVRLGNTITKTIATVRTMLTSTWRNRSCTLSSRSHKDTMIWLSLSSPALHPSIGT